From one Musa acuminata AAA Group cultivar baxijiao chromosome BXJ2-6, Cavendish_Baxijiao_AAA, whole genome shotgun sequence genomic stretch:
- the LOC135614576 gene encoding NEDD8-conjugating enzyme Ubc12-like: protein MIKLFKIKDQKREDAANSNGSAPVKKQSAGELRLHKDISELNLPKSAIISFPNGKDDLLNFEISIRPDEGYYQGGTFHFTFHVSPSYPHEPPKVKCKTKVYHPNIDLEGNVCLNILREDWKPVLNINTVIYGLILLFMQPNDEDPLNHDAAAVLRDNPKLFETNVRRAIAGGYVGQNYFPRCM from the exons ATGATAAAACTTTTCAAAATTAAGGACCAAAAGCGGGAGGATGCAGCAAATTCCAACGGAAGCGCTCCTGTaaagaaacaaagtgctggagaatTGCGTCTTCACAAAG ATATTAGTGAGCTTAATCTGCCAAAAAGCGCTATCATATCATTTCCAAATGGGAAGGATGATCTGTTGAACTTTGAAATCAGCATAAGACCTGATGAAGGATACTATCA AGGTGGTACATTTCATTTTACCTTTCATGTATCTCCTTCTTATCCTCATGAACCACCAAAGGTCAAATGCAAGACCAAG GTTTACCATCCTAATATTGACTTAGAGGGAAATGTCTGCCTTAATATCCTGCGTGAAGATTGGAAGCCTGTGCTCAACATAAACACTGTTATTTACGGCTTAATTCTTCTTTTCATG CAACCCAACGATGAGGACCCATTAAACCACGATGCAGCTGCAGTTCTACGTGACAACCCTAAATTGTTTGAGACAAATGTTAGAAGGGCAATTGCTGGAGGTTATGTGGGTCAAAACTACTTTCCCAGATGCATGTGA